One Streptosporangium becharense genomic window, CCGAGTGGGGCGAACGGGTGGTGGCCGTCATCGTGTCGCCGGCCCCCCCGTCCCTGGCCGAGCTGCGTGCCTACGCCAAGGAGCGGCTGCCCGCCTACGCGGCGCCCGCCAAGCTTGTCGTCTTGCCCGAAATACCACTTTTGGTCAATGGCAAGCCAGACCTCGAAGCCCTCCGTTATGGTCATCACGAGGAACCGTGAGGGCGTCACCGCGCGTCCAACCGGCAGCCGAACCAGGAGGGACGAGCTCGATGAAGGTGACCCGCAAGACCTTGGTCTCCGCAGGGGTCGTCGGCGTGGTCCTCGCCGGCGGCATCTCCGTCACGGCCGCGGCGTCGGACGGGGGCGTGCGGGGAACCGCAGTCGAGAGGCCCTCGGTCGAGAAGCCCGCCGAACCCGCACCCGCGTCCGTGCCCGCGCACGACCCCGTGCCCTCCACAAGCACCGAACCGGACCCGGAGCCGTGGTCGCCGGCACCGGAGGAGACCCCTCCCGGGGAGGACTACATCGTGTCCAAGGAGGTGAACCCCGATCCGGAGAAGGTCGCCGAATACTGGACCGAGCACCGCACGGAGGAGGCGGAGCCGTTCCCGCTGCCCGTGATCGAGGGCCCGCTGGAGGTGCGCGAGTAGCCGCGTTCGCGGCCCTCTGAGCGGGTGGATCGCCTCAAGGCGATCCACCCATCATATTTTCCGCGTCAAGTCGGGAACAGAAAGTTCTTGCAAGGGGTTATTGGTACTGGTGCGCTGAGCGGCCCCCAGACCGCCCCACCCAATAATTCTGCAAAAAGACGACTCCGTGATGGAGGAGGTGTCCTCATGCCCCAAACCGCCGTGGCGACCTCGTCAGAGGCCCCGACGACCCTCGAGCAGCTTCTTGACCGAGGGCGAGTCCAGGGCCACCTTTCACTCGCGGAGCTGCGTCACGCCTTCGCCGAGGCCGAGATCAGCCCCACCGAGGGCAGGGCGATCCTGCGTGAGCTGACCGAGGCCGGCGTCAGCCTGGCGGCCGACAACGAGCCTCCGCTCACCGCGAGGCCCGGCGCCCGCAAGACCGCCACCCGCAGGGCCAAGGCCGCACCCGCGCGGAAGGCCGGCGGCGCCAAGGCCGCCGCGGAGACCGTGCCCGCGGCGCCCGCCGCTGCTTCCAGGGGTGCCGGGAGCGCCAAGGCCGAGACGCCGGTGGAGCCCGAGCCCGGCGACCTCGACGAGCTCAAGGACGTCCCCGCCGGCCTCGACGCCGAGGAGTGGACCTCCGCCGAGGAGGACCTGGAGGCCGAGCCCACGCTCGACCTGGACGACCAGTCCTCCGCGATGGGCGACTCGGTCCACACCTACCTGAAGTCGATCGGACGCCGCACCCTGCTCACCGCCGCCCAGGAGGTGGAGCTGGCCAAGCGCATCGAGGCGGGCCTGTACGCCGAGGCCAAGCTGGAGTCGGAGCCCGGCCTGTCCCCCGCCATGCGCGACGACCTGGAGTGGATCGCCGAGGACGGCCGCCGGGCCAAGGACCACATGCTGGAGGCCAACCTCCGTCTGGTGGTCTCGGTCGCCAAGAAGTACACCGACCGGGGCATGGCGCTGCTCGACGTGGTGCAGGAGGGCAACCTGGGCCTGATCCGCGCGGTGGAGAAGTTCGACTACACCAAGGGCTACAAGTTCTCCACCTACGCCATGTGGTGGATCCGCCAGGCCATCCAGCGGGGTTTCGCCGACTCGGCGCGCACCATCCGGCTGCCGGTGCACGTGCTGGAGATGCTCTCCAAGCTGTCGCGCGTCGAGCGCGACATGCACCAGCGGCTCGGTCGCGAGCCCACCCCGGAGGAGCTGGGGGCCGAGCTGGACAAGACTCCCGACCAGATCGAGGAGCTCCTGCGCACGAGCCGTCAGCCGATCAGCCTCAACGCCACCATCGGCGAGGACGGCGAGACCACCATCGGCGACCTCATCGAGGACGTCGACTCGCCCGAGGCGTCGGAGGTCGTCGACCGCCAGCTCCTCGGCGAGCAGCTGCGCGGCGTGCTCGGCAACCTCTCCCCCAGGGAGGCCAAGATCATGGCTCTGCGCTTCGGCCTCGTCGACGGCAAGCCGCACACCCTCGACGAGATCGGCAAGCACCTGGGCCTGACGCGCGAGCGCATCCGCCAGCTGGAGAAGGAGTCTCTCTCCAAGCTCCGCCATCCCAGCAACACCCGCCCGCTGCTCGACTGGGCCAGCTGAGCCGGCCACGAGGGGCCGGGCGGGCACCTGCGGCCGGGGCCCGTCCGGCCCTCGCCGTACCGGCCCCGTCGCCGCGAGGGCCGGGGCCGGTACGGGTGGGCGGGCGGCGGCGCGAGGGGGGCGTCCTCCCCCGTTCAGTCCTCGTCGTCCTCCGCGTGGTGGTCGAGGTTGACCACGCCGCGCTTCCAGTATCCGTCGACGTCAACACGGTCCTTGGGCAGCCCGAACTCCCCGCGCAGGTAGCGGCGGATCGGCTTGAGCGTGTCCGCCTCGCCCGCCACCCAGGCGAAGCCCTCGCCCGGCGGCCGAGTGACGCCGCGAACGGCCCGCTCCAGCAGGCCGGCGGTGCCGGGCGCGGCGCCGCCGCGGTGCAGCCAGGTGAGGGTGACGTCGGCGGCGGAGGCGATCTCCTGCTCCTCCTCCGCGCCGGCGACCTCCGCGAACGCGATGACGGTGACCCCGGCGGGCAGCGCCTCCAGCCAGCGGGCCAGGGCGGGCAGCGCCGTCTCGTCGGCCCCGAGCAGGTACCAGTCGTAGTCGAGCGGCACCATCACCGACCCCCGGGGGCCGAGGACGCCGACGCGCTTGCCCGGCGCGGCCTGCTCGGCCCAGGAGGAGCCGGGGCCGTGGCCGTGGATCACCATGTCCACGTCGATCTCCCGCTCCCGCGGGCGGTGGTGACGGACGGTGTAGTCGCGGAGGATCGGCCGGGGCGATCCGGGCGGCGGCGGTTCGAGCCCGTCGGGCCCGAGCCGCGGCATGGACGGCAGCTCGGCGCCCGGCTCGGGGAAGCAGAGCTTGACGTGGTCGGCGGGGGCGGCCTCCCGGAAGCCCTCCAGCTCGTCTCCGGTCAGGGTGACGCGGACCGTGGACGGGGTGATCCTGCGGACCCGGCTGACCTCGAGCAGGCGAGGACGCAGGGGGTATCGGACGATCGTTACATCGGACATGTCGGCTCCTTGACGGGCTGCGGCCGGGCTGGGCGTGGCGGGCGGGGCGGCGAGCCTGCCCGGCGGCCCGGGTACGCCCCGGAGCGGTGACGGCCGCTCACGCTCAGCCGGGCGTCCCGGCGGCGGGCGTGCCGGCCCGGAAGCTTTCGGCACGGGCCGGGATCCCGGCCCGGGACCCCTCCCCGCACGCGATCTCCCGGCCCGCCGGGGCCCCGGCGGACGCGGGTCGCGGCGAGTGCCGCCCCTCGGCGCTCACCGGCACCGGGCAGGACGCCTTCCCCTCCTCGAAGGGGCCGGTCATCGTTCGCCTCCAGGACGGAACCCCTCCCAACTCAGGTAAGGCTTGCCTAAACCCTACCGTGCCGATCTCCACGCCACGAGACGGCGTGCCCTCTTGCAGGACTCAGCCCTCGGCGCCGGACTCCCGCAGGGGACGTAGCGCGGCGGACATGCGGGCGAGTTCGTCGAGCATCACGGCCGCCGCCTCCGTCATCGCCTCGCTGGGCCGCAGGCGCTGCTCGTCGTCGAGGAAGTTCCGCACGAAGGGAATGTTCACCGCCTCCACCAGCGGAACCATCTTCAGTGCCGCGACGACCGGCTTGAGCATCTGCAGCGCCCGGGTGCCGCCGGCCACCCCGCCGTAGCTGACGAAGCCGACGGGCTTGTGCTGCCACTCCTGGTAGAGGTAGTCGAGCGCGTTCTTGATGGCCGCGTTGAACCCGTGGTTGTACTCGGGGATCACGAAGACGAACGCGTCCGCGCGGTCGACGCGGGCGCTCCAGTCCTTGGTGTGCCGGTGCTCGTAACGCCGCAGCCGGGGGTGGTTCGGCTCGTCCAGCAGCGGCAGGCCGACCTCGGCCAGATCGACGAGCTCGGGCTCGAAGCCCTTGTGCTCGACGGCCTCGTCGAGCATCCACTCACCCACCGGCAGGCCGACCCGGCCGGGACGGGTGCTCGCAACGACGATCTGGAGAACGGGCTTGCTCATGAGAGATCTTCTTTCACGGGTTTCACGGGTCTTCCGCGTCCACTCGCCCGCGGGAGCGGCCGTGGACGGCCGCCCGACCGCGGAGGGGCCGCGAGATTTTGCTGACGCATCAACATGTCTATCGAACGAAAGCTGATGCGTCAACATTCCGGAGTTATCATGAGGGCGTGACCGAACCCCGGTGGCTGAGCGATCGCGAACAGCGCATGTGGCGCGCCTTCCAGGACATGCGCCGGAGACTGGAGGCCGTCACGGGGCGGCAGCTCGACGAGGTCGGCCTGTCCGCGGCCGACTACAGCCTGATGGTGCCACTCTCCGAAGCCCCGGGGCGGCGGCTGCGCGCCCGCGAGCTGCGGCGGGGCATCGGCTGGGACCGCAGCCGGCTGGCCCACCAGATGCGCCGGATGGAGCAGCGGGGGCTGATCGTCCGGGAGGACTGCCCCGGCGACGCGCGGGGCACCGTGATCAAACTCACCGACGAGGGCATGCGCGCGATCGTGGCGGCCGCTCCGGGACACGCCGAGACCGTCCGGCGCCACTTCGTCGACCTGCTGACCGACGAGGAGATCGACACCCTCACCACGATCTCCGAACGCGTGCTACGTCACATCGCCGCCGACGCCCCGCCCGCGGACTGACCGTACGCCCTTCTCCAGCCTCTCCGCACCTCTTCGAGATCGGGCCGGGCGGCGGAGGGATGCGGGCAGGCGGAACGCTCCACGGACGCGGCGGTAGACGCCACCGCACGCGAGGGTCGCCGCACACGAGGAGAGGCCGGCCGCGCCCGGGTGCCGGGCACGGCGAAGAAGGCCGGTGTCGTCATGCCGGCCGGACGCGGGCCCCCGGCCCGCCCGCCGCCACGCGGGGCGGGCCGGCCGGGACCGCGGTCAGCGGGCGGTGGCGGTGACCGGCCGCGGGACGCGGGCGATGCCGGTCAGGCGGTTCTGCTCGCGCAGGGTGCGCAGCCGGTTGACCTCGGCGGTCCACCGGGCACCCGCCGGAGTGGCCCTGCCCTTGCGGCGGCGGAGCCGGTCCTCGTACGACTTGATCCCGAAGGTGACGCGCTGGTTGGCCTCGGCGGCGCGCAGGGCCTCCGTCAACGCCCTGTCGAAGGCCAGCCCCGCGGCCCGCAGCTCCTCCACGGGGGCGGCGGCGGCCTGTACGCGGCGCAGCTCCGCCTCGGCGGCGCGTGCCTTCCCCAGAAGCTCGGGGAAGCTCTTCCCGACCTCCTGGTCAGCGTGGTAGCGAACCTCCGCCTCCCGGCTCACACTCGGTCGGAAAAACGCCATCGTCTGCCCTTTCTCACCGATCGCCGGGCCTGCTCCGGCAGATCACCGCTCGTAGCCTACGCCGTCCGCTCCCGCCCCCGGTACTCAGGGAGCGGGGTGCCCGGCGCGCCTTCCTTTACGCAGTAAGGTCACGGATGGCAGGATGGCGGCATGCCCGCCAAACGACCGCCCATCCCCCTGTCGCACGAGCGCATCATCGACGCGGCCCTGCACATCGCCGACAGCCAGGGGCTGCGGCGGCTGACGATGCGCCGGCTGGGTGACGCGCTCCAGGTGGAGGCGATGGCCATCTACCACCATCTGCCCCGGGGCAAGGACGCCCTGATGGACGCGCTCGCCGAGCACGTCACCGCCGTCCACGTCGAGCCCGGCGACAGTTGGCAGGAGAGCGCCCGCGCGTGGTGCCGGGCGAGCCGGGCCGCGCTGCGCGAGCACCCGGGGGTACTGGCACTGGCCCTGACCAAACCGCCGAAGGGGAGGGCGGCGATCGCGATCAGGGAGCAGACCGAGCAACTGGCCGAGGCGGGGCTCGCCGACCCGTCCGGAGCGGTGCGGGCGCTGCGGGCCTACGTCTTCGGGGCGGTGGCGGTGGAGGTGCAGCGGTCGGGGTGGGCCGAGCCCTCGGGCGACGGGGACGAGCCCTGGCGACCCCCCTCCCGCGGCGGCGGCACCCCGGAGGCGGACACCGACTTCGAGCTGGGACTGGACGCCCTTCTGGCCGGGCTGGCGGGGCGCTGACCCGCTGGGAAAGTCCTGACCGATCATTTGTACGCCGCTCGGCGTGTCGCGCTTGGCCGGATATCATGCCATGAGGCATGCTGTGTGATAGGTCACACCCCCGATAGAGCCCCGGCGGACTGGTCCTCCCGCTGCTCGCAAACAGTCCTAACGGGCTATGTCGCGGGAGTGGGATCGGTCACACACTTGAGGTGCGGCCTCATCCCGTTCGAGGCCGCACGGCCATATGTCAACATCCACCTGCTCGTCCCCGTCACGCGTGGGAACGGAGTCTCATCGGTGACGGTGCTCGCCCGATCTCCGATGCCGACCCCTCACCGACGCCGACTCCGGCGAGCCGACACGAGAGATCCGGAGGCACGCCGATGTGCCCGCACGAGCCGGCCTGTCCGTCAGCAGACGCACTCGACCGCGAAGCCGCCCGCACCCTGGCGGCCCACCCGGAGCAGGGCTGGAGCCTGCTCTGCAACGGCGTGGTGCTGTTCGAGGACACCGGTGAACTCCTTCCCAACGGCGCCGTCATCGAACCGCACCGGCCACTGGCCGGCGTCTCCTGACCGCCGCATCACGCTGAGTCCGGCCGCATCCTCACATCGAGCCACTCGGCGACGACCTCACCCACGCGGGCGGGGTCCTTCCTGAGATCGTGCCCCTCCCCCGGCAGCACCACCAGGCGCGCGGCGTCCGCCGCCCGGGGAATGCCGAACGGGTCACGATCCCCGTTGACGACGAGCACGTCCACACCCGCCGCGCGGAGTTCTCCGGCGCGGGAACGCTCCGGCCTGCCCGGCGGGTGCAGCGGGAACGCCAGTGCGACGACCGTCCGGGCCCCGGCCCGCAACGCCGTACGGCAGGCGACCCTGGCCCCGTTGCTCCGCCCGCCCTGCGCGAACGGCAGCTCCGGATACCGCTCGCGGATCCCGGCCACCAGCGCCTCCCACGCCTCGTCCTGCCTGGCCGGCGTTCCGGGTGCGCGGCCACCGCGCACCCGGAACGGCTGGAGCACCCTGGCGACCACACCTCCGATCCGCAGCACCGCGTCCCGCACGGCCAGCAGATCGGGGGCGTCCACTCCCCCGGCCGAACCGTGGGTGAGCACGAGCAGGAAGCGGGGGTCGGCCACCTCGTCGATCTCGGCCACGGCCGGACCCTGCGCCGTGGTGAGCTCCACGGTGACCGACGCGCCCGCAGGCGACACTGGCTCAAAGGTGGGCACCATCTCGTCCTAACGGCCGATGTCGGCGAAAAACGCTCCGTTGAACAATCGGAGCGTGCAGGATCACCACGATATCCGGCAGGACATGCGCGCCACCGTCGAGGCCCGGCGCGATCTCGGCCCGGACTACGAGACCGCCCTCATCGAGTCGTTCGTCTCGCGCCTCGACGCGACCATCACCCAGCGCGTGCGCGCGGAGATGCACGCCTCCCGGGCAGCGCCGCCCGACCGGCGGCCGCCCAGAGACAGCTCTCCGATCGCGATGATGCTTGCCTCGATGGGCATGGGCATCCCGTTGACCGTCATCACCGCCGAGTACGGAGGCGGGGCCGGGTTGCTGCTGTCCTGGGGCGGCATCGTCACGATCAACGTCGCCTACGCCCTCGGCCGCCTGCGCCACCGAGACTGATCACCGTCCCGGCCGGAAAGCGCGGGATCACGGGCAGGAGGGCTCACGGACTCCCGCCGTCGCGGGAACCCGGTGCCTCGCCGCCGGTCCCCGGCGCGGACCCGGGCGCCGTCGCGGCCGGACCCGGTCCGCACCGGGCCCGGCCGCGACGGCGTTCACAGATCCCGGTCCAGGCGGAGCCGGACCTCACCGGCGAGATCCGCGTCCGGGCTCTCCAGCCCGTAACGCCACACCCGCTCGGCGTCCTCGTCCCGCCCGCGCAGCCGCAGCGTGCGGGCCAGGAGTTCGATGGCCAGCGCACCGGTCTCGGTGTCGCAGCCCTCCTCGACGGCGCCGGAGAACTCCGCGCACGCCAGTTCCAGGTGGACGATGCCGAGCATCACCCGCAGCCTGGACGCCTCGGCGACGTCCGGCACCGACAGTGCCTCCAGCAGGACCTCCGCCGCGGCTCCCGCCTCACCGTCCTCCAGAAGGCTCTCCGCCAGCCGCTGGGCGGCACCGGAGGCGATCTCCGGGTCACCGGTGGCCAGGGCGTCGCGCAGGCACCGCTCCGACTCCTCCGCGCTCGTGGCGAGCCTGGCGAGCGCCATGTGCGCCAGCGGCACGTAGGCGGGGTTGCCGGTGCCGAGGGCGGCCTGCCAGGCGGCCCTGGCCTGGTCCGGCAGGTCCTCACGCTCGAAGCTCCCGGCGAGCAGGCAGGCGGCCTGGGCCGCGAACTCGGGATGACCGGTCGCCAGGGCGGTGCGCGCGGCCGCGCGGGAGCCGGGCAGATCCCCGCGCTCCTGGAGGACCACGGCCAGGCCCACCGCCGCCTGGGCCAGGTCGGGTGCGCCGGGATCGGCGACGAGCTCAGCGAAGATCGTGGCGGCGCCGTCGAGGTCGCCCGACTCGGCCAGTCTTCGCGCGGTTTCCAACGGAGGCGTGCCCACCTCTGGCATGCATGATCCTTCCAGGACGAGGAGACGCCCCGAGCCTAACGACTCGGGGCGTCACCCGTCCCCCGCATACCCGGCGAATCGGCGGCCGGAGCCGCCGATCCGCCGGGCATGGGGGATCAGTCCTCGTAGGCGGCCAGGGGCGGGCAGGAGCACACCAGGTTGCGGTCGCCGTAGGCCTGGTCGATGCGGCGAACCGGCGACCAGTACTTGTTCTCACGCAGGGAGGCCAGCGGGTAGGCGGCCTCCGCCCGGGTGTAGGGGTGGGCCCACTCGTCGGCGAGCAGGGAGGCGGCCGTGTGCGGGGCGTTGCGCAGCGGGTTGTCGACCTTGTCGTACGCGCCGGAGGCGACCTTGGCGATCTCCTCGCGGATCGCGATCATCGCGTCGCAGAACCGGTCGAGCTCCGCCAGGTCCTCACTCTCGGTCGGCTCGATCATCAGCGTGCCGGCCACCGGGAAGGACATCGTCGGGGCGTGGAAGCCGTAGTCGACGAGGCGCTTGGCCACGTCGTCGACGGTCACGCCGGTCTCCTTGGTGATCTGGCGCAGGTCGACGATGCACTCGTGGGCCACCAGGCCGCCGCGGCCGGTGTACAGGACCGGGTAGTGCGGGCTGAGCCTGCGGGCCAGGTAGTTGGCCGACAGGATGGCCTGCTCGGTGGCCGCGCGCAGGCCGTCGCCGCCCATCATGCGGATGTAGGCCCAGGAGATGGGCAGGATGCCCGCCGAACCGTACGGCGCGGCCGAGACCGGGCCGACCGCCGAGCCGTCACGCAGCGGGTGGCCGGGCAGGTAGTCGGCCAGGTGGGCGCGGACCGCGACGGGGCCGACGCCGGGGCCGCCGCCGCCGTGCGGGATGCAGAAGGTCTTGTGCAGGTTGAGGTGGGAGACGTCCGCCCCGAACTCGCCCGGCTTGGCCAGGCCGACCAGCGCGTTGAGGTTCGCGCCGTCGACGTACACCTGCCCGCCGGCCTCGTGGACCAGCTCGCAGATCCGGCCGATCGTCTCCTCGTACACGCCGTGCGTGGACGGGTAGGTCACCATGATCGCGGCGAGCTGGTCACGGTTCTTGTCGATCTTGACCGTGAGGTCGTCGAGGTCCACGTTGCCGTCGGAGTCGCAGGCCACCACGACGACGCGCATTCCCGCCATGACGGCGCTGGCGGCGTTGGTGCCGTGCGCGGACGAGGGGATCAGGCACACGTCGCGGCCGTGCTCGCCGCGCGCCTTGTGGTAGGCGCGGATGGCCAGCAGACCGGCGAACTCACCCTGGGAGCCGGCGTTGGGCTGGATCGAGACGGCGTCGTAGCCGGTCACCTCGGCCAGCCAGGTCTCCAGCTCCTTGACCAGCTCGAGGTAGCCCTGGACCTGGTCCTCGGGGGCGTAGGGGTGAAGCCCGGCGAACTCGGGCCAGGTGATGGGCTCCATCTCGGTGGTCGCGTTGAGCTTCATGGTGCAGGAGCCCAGCGGGATCATCGACCGGTCGAGCGCGACGTCCTTGTCCTGAAGCCTGCGCAGGTAGCGCAGCAGGGCGGTCTCGGAGCGGTGGTTGTGGAAGACCGGGTGGGTCAGGTAGTCGCTGACGCGCACCAGGGCGGGCGGCAGCGCGTCGTGCGTGGCCGCGTCGAGGTCGGTCAGGACCGCGCCGCTGACCCCGAAGGCGGCCAGGACCTCCTCCAGGTGGATGAGCTCGGTCTTCTCGTCGCAGGTGATGCCGACGTGGTCGGCGTCGACCAGGCGCAGGTTGATCCCGTTGTCGCGGGCGGCGGCGACGATCTCGTCCGCACGCCCCGGCACCCTGGCGAGCACGGTGTCGAAGAAGGTGTCGTGCACGATCTCGACGCCGCCCTCGCGCAGGCCCTCGGCGAGCACGACGGCGTGCCGGTGGGTGCGGCGGCCGATCCGGCGCAGGCCCTCGGGCCCGTGGTAGACGGCGTACATGCCCGCGATCACGGCGAGCAGCACCTGCGCGGTGCAGATGTTGCTGGTGGCCTTCTCCCGGCGGATGTGCTGCTCACGGGTCTGCAGCGCGAGCCGGTAGGCGGGGTGCCCGTCGGCGTCCTGGGAGACGCCGACCAGCCGGCCGGGCATCTGCCGCTGGAGGCCGTCGCGGACGGCCATGTAGGCCGCGTGGGGGCCGCCGAAGCCCAGCGGGACGCCGAAGCGCTGCGAGGAGCCGACCGCGATGTCGGCACCGAGCTCACCCGGCGCGGCGAGCAGGGTCAGCGCGAGCAGGTCGGCGGCGGCGACCACCTGGGCGCCGCGGGAGTGGGCGGCGTCGGCGATGGCGCGGAAGTCGCGCACCCTGCCGCTGGCCCCCGGGTACTGCACGAGCACGCCGAAGCAGTCGGGGAGCTCACCGGTGAAGTCGCTTTCGAGCAGCTCGATGCCGAGCGGTTCGGCGCGGGTGCGCAACACCGCCTTGGTCTGCGGCAGCGCGTCGGCGTCGACGACGAAGACGTTGGACGGGACGCGACCGGCCCGCCGGGCCAGGGTCATGGCCTCGGCGGCGGCGGTGGCCTCGTCGAGCAGGGAGGCGCCGGCGACGTCGAGCGCAGTCAGGTCGGAGACGACCGTCTGGAAGTTGATCAGGGCCTCCAGGCGGCCCTGGGAGATCTCCGGCTGGTAGGGCGTGTAGGCGGTGTACCAGCCCGGGTTCTCCAGCA contains:
- a CDS encoding MarR family winged helix-turn-helix transcriptional regulator — its product is MTEPRWLSDREQRMWRAFQDMRRRLEAVTGRQLDEVGLSAADYSLMVPLSEAPGRRLRARELRRGIGWDRSRLAHQMRRMEQRGLIVREDCPGDARGTVIKLTDEGMRAIVAAAPGHAETVRRHFVDLLTDEEIDTLTTISERVLRHIAADAPPAD
- a CDS encoding MbtH family NRPS accessory protein, which gives rise to MTGPFEEGKASCPVPVSAEGRHSPRPASAGAPAGREIACGEGSRAGIPARAESFRAGTPAAGTPG
- a CDS encoding NADPH-dependent FMN reductase yields the protein MSKPVLQIVVASTRPGRVGLPVGEWMLDEAVEHKGFEPELVDLAEVGLPLLDEPNHPRLRRYEHRHTKDWSARVDRADAFVFVIPEYNHGFNAAIKNALDYLYQEWQHKPVGFVSYGGVAGGTRALQMLKPVVAALKMVPLVEAVNIPFVRNFLDDEQRLRPSEAMTEAAAVMLDELARMSAALRPLRESGAEG
- a CDS encoding alpha/beta hydrolase family protein, encoding MELTTAQGPAVAEIDEVADPRFLLVLTHGSAGGVDAPDLLAVRDAVLRIGGVVARVLQPFRVRGGRAPGTPARQDEAWEALVAGIRERYPELPFAQGGRSNGARVACRTALRAGARTVVALAFPLHPPGRPERSRAGELRAAGVDVLVVNGDRDPFGIPRAADAARLVVLPGEGHDLRKDPARVGEVVAEWLDVRMRPDSA
- a CDS encoding siderophore-interacting protein, whose product is MSDVTIVRYPLRPRLLEVSRVRRITPSTVRVTLTGDELEGFREAAPADHVKLCFPEPGAELPSMPRLGPDGLEPPPPGSPRPILRDYTVRHHRPREREIDVDMVIHGHGPGSSWAEQAAPGKRVGVLGPRGSVMVPLDYDWYLLGADETALPALARWLEALPAGVTVIAFAEVAGAEEEQEIASAADVTLTWLHRGGAAPGTAGLLERAVRGVTRPPGEGFAWVAGEADTLKPIRRYLRGEFGLPKDRVDVDGYWKRGVVNLDHHAEDDED
- a CDS encoding RNA polymerase sigma factor; this translates as MPQTAVATSSEAPTTLEQLLDRGRVQGHLSLAELRHAFAEAEISPTEGRAILRELTEAGVSLAADNEPPLTARPGARKTATRRAKAAPARKAGGAKAAAETVPAAPAAASRGAGSAKAETPVEPEPGDLDELKDVPAGLDAEEWTSAEEDLEAEPTLDLDDQSSAMGDSVHTYLKSIGRRTLLTAAQEVELAKRIEAGLYAEAKLESEPGLSPAMRDDLEWIAEDGRRAKDHMLEANLRLVVSVAKKYTDRGMALLDVVQEGNLGLIRAVEKFDYTKGYKFSTYAMWWIRQAIQRGFADSARTIRLPVHVLEMLSKLSRVERDMHQRLGREPTPEELGAELDKTPDQIEELLRTSRQPISLNATIGEDGETTIGDLIEDVDSPEASEVVDRQLLGEQLRGVLGNLSPREAKIMALRFGLVDGKPHTLDEIGKHLGLTRERIRQLEKESLSKLRHPSNTRPLLDWAS
- the gcvP gene encoding aminomethyl-transferring glycine dehydrogenase; translation: MTDLSPLSELAPPPFAARHIGPDNAGQARMLEAVGFASTADLAAVAVPEAIRTADRLDLPPAASEVEAIAELRVLASRNTVLTSMIGLGYHDTITPAVIRRNLLENPGWYTAYTPYQPEISQGRLEALINFQTVVSDLTALDVAGASLLDEATAAAEAMTLARRAGRVPSNVFVVDADALPQTKAVLRTRAEPLGIELLESDFTGELPDCFGVLVQYPGASGRVRDFRAIADAAHSRGAQVVAAADLLALTLLAAPGELGADIAVGSSQRFGVPLGFGGPHAAYMAVRDGLQRQMPGRLVGVSQDADGHPAYRLALQTREQHIRREKATSNICTAQVLLAVIAGMYAVYHGPEGLRRIGRRTHRHAVVLAEGLREGGVEIVHDTFFDTVLARVPGRADEIVAAARDNGINLRLVDADHVGITCDEKTELIHLEEVLAAFGVSGAVLTDLDAATHDALPPALVRVSDYLTHPVFHNHRSETALLRYLRRLQDKDVALDRSMIPLGSCTMKLNATTEMEPITWPEFAGLHPYAPEDQVQGYLELVKELETWLAEVTGYDAVSIQPNAGSQGEFAGLLAIRAYHKARGEHGRDVCLIPSSAHGTNAASAVMAGMRVVVVACDSDGNVDLDDLTVKIDKNRDQLAAIMVTYPSTHGVYEETIGRICELVHEAGGQVYVDGANLNALVGLAKPGEFGADVSHLNLHKTFCIPHGGGGPGVGPVAVRAHLADYLPGHPLRDGSAVGPVSAAPYGSAGILPISWAYIRMMGGDGLRAATEQAILSANYLARRLSPHYPVLYTGRGGLVAHECIVDLRQITKETGVTVDDVAKRLVDYGFHAPTMSFPVAGTLMIEPTESEDLAELDRFCDAMIAIREEIAKVASGAYDKVDNPLRNAPHTAASLLADEWAHPYTRAEAAYPLASLRENKYWSPVRRIDQAYGDRNLVCSCPPLAAYED
- a CDS encoding TetR/AcrR family transcriptional regulator C-terminal domain-containing protein produces the protein MPAKRPPIPLSHERIIDAALHIADSQGLRRLTMRRLGDALQVEAMAIYHHLPRGKDALMDALAEHVTAVHVEPGDSWQESARAWCRASRAALREHPGVLALALTKPPKGRAAIAIREQTEQLAEAGLADPSGAVRALRAYVFGAVAVEVQRSGWAEPSGDGDEPWRPPSRGGGTPEADTDFELGLDALLAGLAGR
- a CDS encoding DUF5999 family protein encodes the protein MCPHEPACPSADALDREAARTLAAHPEQGWSLLCNGVVLFEDTGELLPNGAVIEPHRPLAGVS